From the Hyphomicrobium sp. ghe19 genome, one window contains:
- the lptB gene encoding LPS export ABC transporter ATP-binding protein: MFKALPIRLRSKKVSTANGASEHTNGVSANRAAVASDDPHAIGADGWLTAFDVKKSYRKRMVVKGVNLAVGRGESVGLLGPNGAGKTTVFYMITGLVAADEGRITIDGEDVTKLPMYQRARLGVGYLPQEASIFRGLTVEQNIMAVLELIEPNRQARKEQLDSLLEEFSITRLRKSAAMALSGGERRRCEIARALASRPSFMLLDEPFAGIDPIAVGDIQQLVRHLTERGIGVLITDHNVRETLSLIDRAYIIYDGQVLTQGKPSEIISNEDVRRVYLGDMFVNAR, encoded by the coding sequence GTGTTTAAGGCTTTACCAATTCGCCTGCGATCGAAGAAAGTTTCGACCGCGAACGGCGCGAGCGAACACACGAACGGCGTCAGCGCTAATCGCGCGGCTGTAGCCTCCGACGACCCGCACGCAATCGGCGCGGACGGTTGGCTGACCGCCTTCGATGTGAAGAAATCTTACCGCAAGCGGATGGTCGTCAAAGGCGTGAACCTGGCGGTCGGACGCGGCGAATCCGTCGGCCTGCTCGGTCCGAACGGCGCAGGCAAAACCACCGTCTTCTACATGATCACCGGCCTCGTCGCTGCCGACGAGGGCCGCATCACGATCGACGGCGAGGACGTGACCAAACTACCGATGTATCAGCGGGCCCGCCTTGGCGTCGGTTATCTTCCGCAGGAAGCATCGATCTTTCGCGGATTGACGGTCGAGCAGAACATCATGGCCGTCCTCGAGCTGATCGAGCCTAACCGGCAGGCGCGCAAAGAGCAGCTCGACAGCCTGCTAGAGGAATTTTCCATCACTCGGCTGAGAAAGTCGGCGGCGATGGCGCTCTCGGGCGGTGAACGGCGGCGCTGTGAAATTGCCCGCGCCCTCGCCTCTCGGCCGTCGTTCATGTTGCTGGACGAACCGTTCGCCGGTATCGACCCGATCGCCGTCGGCGACATCCAGCAACTGGTGCGCCACTTGACCGAACGCGGTATTGGTGTGTTGATCACCGACCATAACGTTCGTGAAACTTTAAGCCTAATTGATCGCGCTTATATTATTTACGATGGTCAAGTTCTGACACAGGGCAAGCCTTCTGAAATCATATCGAATGAAGACGTGCGGCGGGTCTACCTTGGCGATATGTTCGTTAACGCGCGATGA
- the lptC gene encoding LPS export ABC transporter periplasmic protein LptC — protein sequence MASAAVTTDNSATAGGHSRSSGHSIVIAGDRTQSRQAAHRHSRRVRVLKIALPAAAVVTAVIATANILGNAGISPSIPPLEIPQIVADNLKMHNPHYQGFNADGGKYWVKAETAQQDLKTLTAIHLQGITGELLDAKKQKTYLVASRGLFDNNSNVLELYDSIDVKGDGGLNAKLTRATVKTKENIITSDQPSTIIMGAGTITSNQLTIRQKAKEYTFVDNVRTHMKPKEAPAGSDDQSAQQSLPFGKPGEPVDVTSNRLDIDDVKKTAFYTGKVVATQAGATMTAPEMTVTYEGAVAPEGGNSAQAAPDGDADRGTKVKQILATDTVVLKQPNGETATSHTALFDTISNTAVLEGDVVLTQGDDKKAVGDRVDYDQKAQTMVLTGPVVVTQGANVLRGRRLTYHRTTSKMQLSSPADVSSGISAGRITAHFVRASAKGSPQQTDDDQDQSGDGISFGAAFKTDSNSPYDVVSDKLDVDDVAKTALFTGNVSAVQGNISMRSQELTAFYTGNAGIGATGDNAAGGAAASLTHLTAKKKVVVTAKDGQTATGDWAEVDVKKNITTLGGAVVLTQGKNIVNGTRLVIDMNTGEATIKTEPTATSGALMTSRDGDSKGEVFKAERPSAVFYPGQLKKSKIQADSWQVRTSP from the coding sequence ATGGCCAGCGCGGCTGTCACCACGGATAACTCTGCTACAGCCGGTGGGCATTCCCGCTCGTCAGGCCACAGCATCGTCATTGCCGGCGATCGCACGCAAAGCAGACAGGCAGCTCATCGCCATTCAAGACGCGTGCGAGTGCTGAAGATTGCGCTTCCGGCCGCGGCAGTCGTAACGGCCGTAATCGCCACGGCGAACATCCTTGGCAACGCCGGCATAAGTCCGTCGATCCCGCCGCTCGAAATTCCGCAAATCGTTGCCGACAATCTCAAGATGCACAACCCGCACTATCAGGGCTTCAACGCCGATGGTGGCAAATACTGGGTGAAGGCGGAAACGGCGCAGCAAGATCTCAAGACGCTGACCGCCATTCATCTGCAAGGCATCACCGGCGAACTGCTGGATGCCAAAAAGCAGAAGACTTATCTCGTCGCGAGCCGCGGACTGTTCGACAACAACTCGAACGTGCTCGAGCTTTATGATTCGATCGACGTGAAAGGCGATGGCGGCCTGAACGCCAAGCTGACGCGGGCGACCGTCAAGACGAAAGAAAACATCATCACGTCCGATCAGCCGTCGACCATAATAATGGGCGCCGGGACGATCACATCCAATCAGCTGACCATCCGCCAGAAGGCAAAAGAATATACCTTCGTCGACAACGTGCGCACGCACATGAAGCCGAAGGAAGCTCCCGCCGGCTCAGACGATCAAAGCGCGCAACAGTCGCTTCCCTTCGGCAAGCCCGGCGAACCCGTCGACGTCACGTCGAACCGGCTCGACATCGACGACGTCAAGAAAACGGCTTTCTACACCGGCAAAGTCGTCGCGACCCAAGCCGGAGCGACGATGACCGCGCCGGAAATGACCGTCACGTACGAAGGTGCGGTCGCGCCGGAAGGCGGCAACTCGGCTCAAGCCGCGCCGGATGGGGACGCCGATCGCGGAACGAAGGTGAAGCAAATCCTCGCCACGGATACCGTGGTGCTGAAACAGCCGAACGGCGAAACGGCAACCAGTCACACGGCGCTCTTCGATACGATCTCGAACACCGCCGTTCTCGAAGGCGACGTCGTGCTGACCCAGGGCGACGACAAGAAAGCCGTCGGTGATCGCGTCGATTACGATCAGAAGGCGCAGACCATGGTTCTGACCGGCCCCGTCGTCGTGACGCAGGGAGCGAACGTGTTGCGAGGCCGCCGGCTGACTTACCATCGCACGACGAGCAAGATGCAACTGTCGTCGCCGGCTGATGTCTCGTCCGGCATCAGCGCAGGACGCATTACCGCGCATTTCGTCAGGGCATCGGCGAAGGGGTCCCCACAACAGACGGATGACGATCAGGACCAGAGCGGCGACGGAATTTCATTCGGCGCCGCGTTCAAGACCGATTCAAACTCGCCTTACGATGTCGTATCCGACAAGCTCGACGTCGATGACGTAGCCAAGACGGCATTGTTCACCGGCAACGTTTCCGCCGTGCAGGGAAACATATCGATGCGGTCACAGGAGCTGACGGCTTTCTACACCGGTAACGCCGGCATCGGTGCGACCGGCGACAATGCTGCCGGCGGTGCCGCCGCTTCTTTGACGCACCTGACCGCCAAGAAGAAGGTCGTGGTTACCGCAAAAGATGGGCAGACAGCGACTGGCGACTGGGCTGAAGTCGACGTTAAGAAAAATATCACGACGCTCGGCGGTGCGGTTGTGCTGACCCAAGGCAAGAATATCGTGAACGGGACGAGGCTGGTGATCGACATGAACACCGGCGAGGCGACCATCAAAACCGAGCCGACGGCAACGAGCGGAGCGCTGATGACGAGCCGCGACGGCGACAGCAAGGGCGAGGTCTTCAAGGCCGAACGTCCCAGCGCCGTCTTCTATCCGGGCCAATTGAAGAAATCGAAAATCCAGGCGGACAGCTGGCAGGTCCGTACGTCACCTTGA
- a CDS encoding ribonuclease D: MTAPKTKLHKGDLPAGLTFPNGVAIDTETLGLNPHRDRLCLVQLSSGDGTAHLVKFDGKDYSAPRLKALLTDPKVLKIFHFARFDIAVLEQYLGVATAPIYCTKIASKLSRTYTDRHGLKDLVGELLGIELSKQQQSSDWGASELSDSQKAYAANDVLHLHAVKTKLDMMLAREGREGFASEAFKFLPTRARLDLAGFEEDDIFAH; this comes from the coding sequence ATGACCGCGCCCAAGACGAAGCTCCACAAAGGTGATTTGCCCGCCGGCCTCACGTTTCCGAACGGCGTCGCGATCGACACCGAAACGCTCGGGCTGAACCCCCATCGCGATCGCCTGTGCCTCGTGCAGCTTTCGAGCGGTGACGGCACGGCTCATCTCGTGAAATTCGACGGCAAGGACTATAGCGCCCCGCGCCTCAAAGCCCTTCTGACCGATCCAAAAGTTCTGAAGATTTTTCATTTCGCGCGCTTCGATATCGCCGTGCTCGAGCAATACCTCGGAGTTGCAACGGCACCCATCTACTGCACCAAGATCGCCTCGAAGCTTTCCCGCACCTACACCGACCGGCACGGATTGAAGGATCTCGTCGGCGAACTTCTCGGAATAGAACTTTCGAAGCAGCAGCAAAGCAGCGACTGGGGCGCGTCAGAACTTTCCGATAGCCAAAAGGCATACGCGGCGAACGACGTGCTGCATCTTCACGCGGTCAAGACGAAGCTCGATATGATGCTCGCGAGAGAAGGGCGGGAAGGCTTCGCCAGCGAAGCTTTCAAGTTCCTTCCGACCCGCGCCCGCCTCGACCTCGCCGGATTCGAGGAAGACGACATTTTCGCACACTGA